In Ruania zhangjianzhongii, the following proteins share a genomic window:
- a CDS encoding glycosyltransferase — MRIAIITIGSTGDVLPYTGLAARLQSDGHEVAIATHAPFEDLVRSRGIDFRPLPMNMQAELGSARGQRALRTSAAGSTGSIALYVRHWREMGEAIVKAATGADLLLVSTLGWQGIHVAEGLKIPSMGVYLQPMDPTAAFPPWMLTQRSLGRWGNRVAARTVRNLGQLPFRSATRELRGELGLQPVGIREHFAKLEAQRWPAVYGYSPSVLPVPADWPAWRPVVGFWWPVGEPDWQPPAELTEFLAAGEPPVLVTLGSMTPADSEASVISIQQALAATGRRAIVQSGWAALGVEADERLLVVGAVPHDWLFPQVAAVVHHAGAGTTAAGLRAGLPTIPLPLAADQPLWARRLVEIGAAPTAIPLPGLDSERLAHAINRATTEPRFRRRARELANQLAAEDGAGVVAEAIASGRYW; from the coding sequence ATGCGCATCGCGATCATCACCATCGGCTCCACCGGTGACGTGCTGCCCTATACCGGGTTGGCGGCCAGGCTGCAGTCGGACGGCCACGAGGTGGCGATCGCGACCCATGCGCCCTTCGAGGACCTGGTGCGATCCCGGGGCATCGATTTCCGGCCGCTGCCGATGAACATGCAGGCCGAGCTGGGCTCGGCGCGCGGACAGCGTGCGCTGCGCACCTCAGCGGCCGGGTCGACCGGGAGCATCGCGCTCTACGTCCGCCACTGGCGGGAGATGGGCGAGGCGATCGTCAAGGCAGCGACCGGTGCGGACCTCCTGCTGGTCTCCACCCTGGGCTGGCAGGGCATCCATGTGGCCGAAGGCCTGAAGATCCCGAGCATGGGGGTCTACCTGCAGCCGATGGACCCGACGGCGGCTTTCCCGCCCTGGATGCTCACCCAGCGCTCGCTCGGACGATGGGGCAACCGGGTGGCGGCTCGTACGGTGCGGAACCTGGGCCAGCTGCCGTTCCGCTCGGCCACACGTGAGCTGCGCGGTGAGCTTGGCCTGCAGCCGGTGGGGATCCGGGAGCACTTCGCGAAGTTGGAAGCCCAACGCTGGCCCGCCGTCTACGGCTACAGCCCCTCGGTGCTGCCGGTGCCGGCCGACTGGCCGGCCTGGCGCCCGGTGGTCGGGTTCTGGTGGCCGGTCGGTGAACCGGACTGGCAGCCGCCGGCAGAGCTGACCGAGTTCCTAGCCGCGGGAGAACCGCCCGTGCTGGTGACGCTGGGGAGCATGACCCCGGCTGATTCCGAGGCGAGCGTCATCAGCATCCAGCAGGCGCTCGCGGCCACTGGCCGGCGCGCGATCGTGCAGTCTGGCTGGGCGGCCCTGGGAGTGGAAGCTGATGAACGCCTGCTGGTGGTGGGCGCCGTCCCGCACGACTGGCTTTTTCCCCAGGTCGCGGCGGTGGTGCACCACGCCGGTGCCGGCACCACTGCGGCGGGGCTGCGCGCCGGGCTGCCGACTATCCCGCTTCCACTCGCTGCCGATCAGCCGCTGTGGGCGCGGCGCCTGGTCGAGATCGGCGCCGCGCCCACGGCCATTCCACTGCCCGGCCTTGACTCCGAGAGGCTCGCCCATGCGATCAACCGGGCGACGACCGAACCCCGGTTTCGACGGCGTGCCCGGGAGCTCGCGAATCAGCTCGCTGCTGAGGATGGGGCCGGTGTGGTGGCTGAGGCGATTGCCTCCGGCCGGTACTGGTGA
- a CDS encoding GbsR/MarR family transcriptional regulator, with amino-acid sequence MTVPRDREAGNEPASEPLVDHPTRHYAEGLAALLDAAGFPRMPARTLMALLTSPEGELTAEQISQALDVSPAAVSGAIRYLQSVHVIRVGSLPRTRRRIYGLAPHWYTITLTRRTLYAELSDAAEQRPPAIGPETAAGHRVQEMADFYRFLSQKFPEILHEWETLRAHRADGGS; translated from the coding sequence ATGACAGTTCCACGGGACCGCGAGGCGGGGAATGAGCCTGCGAGCGAGCCGCTGGTCGATCACCCCACCCGGCACTATGCCGAGGGGCTGGCCGCCTTGCTCGACGCCGCCGGCTTCCCCCGCATGCCTGCGCGCACTCTGATGGCCCTGCTGACCAGCCCCGAGGGTGAGCTCACCGCGGAACAGATCAGTCAGGCGCTCGACGTCAGCCCTGCTGCAGTCTCCGGAGCGATCCGCTATCTGCAGTCCGTGCACGTGATCCGGGTGGGATCACTGCCGAGGACGCGCCGCCGGATCTACGGTCTCGCACCGCACTGGTACACCATCACCCTCACCAGGCGGACCCTGTACGCAGAGCTCTCTGATGCTGCGGAGCAGCGGCCGCCGGCGATCGGCCCGGAAACCGCCGCGGGCCACCGCGTGCAGGAGATGGCCGACTTCTACCGGTTCCTCAGCCAGAAGTTCCCCGAGATCCTGCACGAGTGGGAGACCCTGCGAGCCCACCGTGCGGATGGAGGCAGTTGA
- a CDS encoding TIGR03086 family metal-binding protein, which yields MAVVDATVDPRPQLARALDQVEHQIAELRPHDFGRSTPCAEYDARTLLAHLVAVLRKLEVVRHGGDMTQVNDPATDLHGDEDAAFRHARTAFERAWEADSALGPDYTLAWGTMPGRALLDAYTHEFTVHAWDLSQVTGRGDDLDPVLAHAALDWFSRNVPAEDRSEDGPFAPVVAIANDAGPYARLAAFVGRQAAL from the coding sequence ATGGCAGTAGTTGATGCCACGGTTGATCCGCGTCCGCAGCTCGCTCGAGCGCTCGACCAGGTCGAGCACCAGATCGCAGAACTGCGGCCACACGACTTCGGTAGATCGACGCCGTGTGCCGAGTACGACGCGCGGACCCTGCTCGCCCACCTCGTTGCCGTCCTTCGCAAGTTGGAAGTCGTCAGGCACGGTGGCGATATGACCCAGGTGAACGACCCGGCGACCGACCTCCACGGGGATGAGGACGCGGCCTTTCGCCACGCTCGGACCGCCTTCGAACGCGCCTGGGAAGCCGATTCGGCCCTCGGTCCTGACTACACCCTGGCCTGGGGCACGATGCCCGGCCGCGCGCTGCTCGACGCGTACACCCACGAGTTCACCGTCCACGCGTGGGATCTGTCCCAAGTCACCGGCCGGGGTGATGACCTCGACCCTGTCCTGGCGCACGCAGCACTCGACTGGTTCTCGCGCAATGTGCCCGCGGAGGATCGCAGCGAGGATGGTCCGTTCGCGCCGGTGGTGGCCATCGCGAACGACGCGGGCCCCTACGCTCGGCTCGCCGCCTTTGTCGGCCGCCAGGCAGCGCTCTGA
- a CDS encoding winged helix-turn-helix transcriptional regulator translates to MIDRGCEPFIADCHVRAAVELISHTWDPVVISALRLGPTRRAVLLKRIAGVSDKVLTESLRRLCQRGLVGKVAGPAGRAAVVYELTDLGSSLAHGPVSHLAQWAAEHRAELAAVPTD, encoded by the coding sequence GTGATCGATCGAGGCTGCGAGCCATTCATCGCCGACTGCCACGTCCGCGCCGCCGTCGAGCTCATCAGCCACACCTGGGATCCGGTGGTGATCTCGGCCCTGCGCCTCGGCCCGACCCGTCGAGCTGTGCTGCTGAAGCGGATCGCTGGTGTCAGCGACAAAGTGCTGACCGAGTCGCTACGCCGCTTGTGCCAGCGCGGGCTGGTAGGGAAAGTGGCGGGCCCCGCCGGCCGTGCTGCGGTGGTCTACGAGCTCACCGACCTGGGCTCATCGCTCGCTCATGGGCCGGTGTCGCACCTCGCGCAGTGGGCGGCTGAGCACCGGGCCGAACTCGCGGCGGTGCCCACAGACTGA
- a CDS encoding aminoglycoside adenylyltransferase domain-containing protein, with protein MAASDVITPYADLNEVLTELLGYWRRILGENLAGAYVQGSFALGAGDLHSDCDWLVTTNEALTEPQIAQLRELHDEIPTREGRWWQDLEGSYGPVEEVASVDHLGGKWLFNDHGHRTLEWDDHCNRAYTRWILREHGITLAGPTPRSFMSTVPADLLRREAAASLPTLVDDLSTWVDIDALAWGQRYAVVTTCRVLYTLKTAEVASKSGALEWALRTLDPSWRPLLGQVRDERGLGWDPSHPPRPGEADAARGFVADALTWAAQTGVL; from the coding sequence ATGGCCGCGTCCGACGTCATCACGCCATACGCCGATCTCAATGAGGTCCTCACAGAACTGCTGGGGTACTGGCGGCGCATCCTCGGCGAGAACCTGGCCGGCGCCTACGTCCAGGGATCGTTCGCGCTCGGCGCCGGAGACCTTCACAGTGACTGTGACTGGCTCGTCACCACCAACGAGGCGTTGACCGAGCCGCAAATCGCGCAGCTACGGGAGCTCCATGACGAGATCCCCACGCGCGAGGGGCGCTGGTGGCAGGACCTGGAGGGATCCTACGGGCCGGTCGAGGAGGTCGCGTCGGTCGATCACCTCGGCGGGAAGTGGCTCTTCAACGACCACGGGCATCGCACCCTGGAGTGGGACGATCACTGCAACCGGGCCTACACCCGCTGGATCCTGCGCGAACACGGCATCACGCTCGCCGGGCCCACACCGCGCTCGTTCATGTCCACCGTCCCCGCCGACCTGCTACGTCGCGAGGCGGCCGCGTCGCTACCGACGCTCGTCGATGACCTTTCGACCTGGGTCGACATCGACGCCCTCGCTTGGGGGCAGCGCTATGCAGTCGTCACGACCTGCCGGGTTCTCTACACGCTCAAGACGGCCGAGGTCGCGAGCAAGTCGGGAGCGCTGGAGTGGGCACTGCGCACCCTCGACCCTTCGTGGCGACCGCTCCTGGGACAGGTCCGAGATGAGCGCGGCCTCGGCTGGGACCCCAGCCATCCGCCGCGGCCCGGGGAGGCCGATGCTGCTCGTGGGTTCGTCGCGGATGCGCTCACTTGGGCCGCTCAGACTGGCGTTCTTTAG
- a CDS encoding NADPH-dependent F420 reductase, translating to MRIGLLGTGNMAIALGTAWASAGHRIVVTGRDRHSATRAAGQIAAGAIATNAQSLAANVDVIVVAIRWEGLQPALSLLDGPSGALAGRTVIDCTNAVDFTTGDLLPATGSAAEVVAAAAPGAQVVKALHLFAGTTWPFTGDRDESPVVALCGDDAAALEQASTLVAALGAQPLVIGGLGAARQAEEAAGFITRVAAAGGNPRRAVPDVDPARLDEAS from the coding sequence ATGAGAATCGGACTGCTCGGAACCGGAAACATGGCGATCGCGCTCGGCACGGCCTGGGCCAGCGCTGGGCATCGGATCGTGGTCACCGGACGCGATCGGCACAGCGCGACCCGCGCTGCGGGACAGATCGCTGCCGGCGCGATCGCGACAAACGCCCAGTCACTGGCGGCGAACGTCGACGTCATCGTCGTAGCGATCAGATGGGAGGGACTGCAGCCAGCACTCTCGCTCCTCGACGGGCCAAGCGGCGCACTGGCAGGCAGGACAGTGATCGACTGCACCAACGCCGTCGACTTCACTACCGGCGACCTTCTGCCGGCCACCGGCTCCGCCGCCGAGGTCGTGGCAGCCGCTGCGCCCGGGGCGCAGGTGGTCAAAGCGCTGCATCTGTTCGCCGGCACCACGTGGCCGTTTACCGGCGATCGGGACGAATCGCCCGTCGTCGCCCTCTGCGGTGACGACGCCGCCGCCCTCGAGCAGGCCAGCACGCTGGTGGCTGCGCTCGGGGCGCAGCCACTCGTGATCGGGGGCCTCGGCGCAGCCCGCCAAGCCGAGGAGGCGGCCGGCTTCATCACGCGAGTTGCCGCCGCCGGAGGCAACCCGCGCCGAGCAGTCCCGGACGTCGATCCCGCCAGGCTGGACGAGGCCTCCTGA
- a CDS encoding phosphotransferase family protein, with the protein MTGMKDVEVVVAHSGRATLRVGDVFLKVDGDPANADIEVQAIGLAPVPTPTVLWREDPVLAIAAVPGRALGALGEPSTASPAAWAAAGAAIRTLHDAPLPPWPGPDLSDIRSKLDRECEWLLANAVLPADVIRLNRDIADAALRPYAPAFIHGDLQIAHVFVEHDEVVGIIDWSGASRGDAMFDVATVTLGHEEHLDDLLVGYGEGADREVIRAWWSLRSLNISRWLIEHGFDPNVRGCEFDVLRARAQER; encoded by the coding sequence ATGACCGGCATGAAGGACGTTGAAGTTGTCGTCGCACATAGTGGGCGCGCGACATTGCGCGTCGGCGACGTGTTTTTGAAGGTCGACGGAGATCCGGCAAACGCTGACATCGAGGTGCAGGCGATCGGCTTGGCACCCGTCCCGACCCCCACGGTCCTCTGGCGGGAGGATCCAGTCCTCGCGATCGCCGCCGTGCCCGGACGGGCGCTGGGAGCACTCGGTGAGCCCTCGACTGCCTCGCCAGCAGCATGGGCCGCCGCAGGAGCCGCCATCCGGACACTGCACGATGCCCCACTGCCGCCGTGGCCGGGGCCCGATCTCAGCGATATCAGGTCAAAGCTCGATCGTGAGTGCGAGTGGCTCCTTGCCAACGCTGTTCTACCGGCCGATGTCATCCGCCTGAACCGCGATATCGCGGACGCCGCGCTGCGCCCCTACGCGCCGGCGTTCATTCACGGCGACCTGCAGATCGCGCACGTGTTCGTCGAGCATGACGAAGTAGTCGGCATCATCGATTGGTCCGGAGCGTCCCGGGGCGATGCCATGTTCGACGTGGCGACCGTGACCCTCGGCCACGAGGAACATCTCGACGACCTCCTCGTCGGCTATGGCGAAGGTGCCGACCGAGAGGTGATCCGTGCCTGGTGGTCGCTGCGCAGCCTCAACATCTCGCGCTGGCTGATCGAGCACGGCTTCGATCCGAACGTGCGAGGGTGCGAGTTCGACGTCCTCAGAGCACGGGCGCAGGAACGGTAG
- the lepB gene encoding signal peptidase I, giving the protein MTGDHHGEGRRPHDNPTADDGGADAAHHDSKDGKRRHPVRAFLRESAIVVVSALILSLVIKTFLAQAFFIPSVSMEPTLMVGDRLVVNKLAPQVMDLERGDVVVFLDPGGWLDTEPHELNAAEQVLTWIGLLPEHADEHVIKRVVGTGGDHVTCCTDEGLIAVNGEPITEPYVVPGAEPSERTFDVMVPEDHLFVLGDNRPRSGDSRAHPDAVGGGFVPVRNVVGRAFVITWPLDRIEWLSNPTDTFTDVPDS; this is encoded by the coding sequence ATGACGGGCGATCACCACGGGGAGGGGCGACGGCCGCACGACAACCCCACGGCCGACGACGGCGGTGCCGATGCGGCGCATCACGACAGCAAGGACGGCAAGCGCCGTCATCCGGTGCGGGCGTTCCTGCGTGAGTCGGCGATCGTGGTGGTCTCGGCGCTGATCCTGTCTCTGGTCATCAAGACGTTCCTGGCGCAGGCGTTCTTCATCCCGAGCGTGTCGATGGAGCCGACGCTGATGGTCGGGGACCGGCTGGTGGTGAACAAGCTCGCCCCGCAGGTGATGGACCTGGAACGCGGTGACGTGGTGGTCTTCCTCGACCCCGGCGGCTGGTTGGACACCGAACCGCACGAGCTGAACGCTGCCGAGCAGGTGCTCACCTGGATCGGGCTGCTGCCCGAGCATGCCGACGAGCACGTGATCAAGCGGGTGGTCGGCACCGGCGGCGACCACGTGACCTGTTGCACCGACGAGGGTCTGATCGCGGTGAACGGCGAACCGATTACCGAGCCGTACGTGGTGCCCGGCGCGGAGCCGAGCGAGCGGACCTTTGACGTGATGGTCCCGGAGGACCACCTGTTCGTGCTCGGCGACAACCGACCCCGTTCAGGCGACTCACGTGCACACCCCGATGCCGTGGGCGGAGGGTTCGTGCCCGTACGTAATGTGGTGGGCAGAGCATTTGTCATCACCTGGCCGCTGGATCGCATCGAATGGTTGAGCAACCCCACCGACACGTTCACCGACGTACCCGACTCGTGA